One Meles meles chromosome 11, mMelMel3.1 paternal haplotype, whole genome shotgun sequence DNA segment encodes these proteins:
- the SLC34A3 gene encoding sodium-dependent phosphate transport protein 2C isoform X1 gives MPNSLTGGQVPPPTLDTVGLVDRSLGNAGTSGSAPVLEEGEVDPWDLPQLKDTGQSWKELSVAGRVLRVVIGFLKACGLLGNLYLFICSLDILSSAFQLLSSKMAGDIFKDNVVLSNPVAGLVIGVLVTVLVQSSSTSSSIVVSMVASKLLTVQACVPIIMGVNVGTSITSTLVSMAQSGDRDEFRRAFGGSAVHGIFNWLTALILLPLESATALLERLSGLALGAGSLQPGGQAPDILKVLTRPLTHLVVQLDTDMITSSVTGNATNGSVIKRWCGTRELTIPGNSSDCGPTASGPCTESNSSVLVEQLPCQHLFVGTALTDLAVGFILLAASLLMLCTCLVLIVKLLNSVLRGRVAQAVRKVINADIPFPFSWLSGYLAILVGAGLTFVLQSSSVFTAAIVPLMGVGVISLERAYPLFLGSNIGTTTTALLAALASPADMLLSALQVALIHFFFNLAGILLWYVVPVLRLPIPLAKHFGDLTATYRWVAIAYLLLSFLLLPLAAFGLSLAGSTVLAAVGGPLVGLVLIIVLINVLQRHRPTWLPRRLRSWAWLPRWLRSLEPWDRLVSRCCPCRVCSPPPAAAKEAHCYENPEVLASQQL, from the exons ATGCCGAATTCCCTCACGGGTGGCCAGGTCCCCCCCCCAACTCTGGACACAGTTGGCCTGGTGGACCGGAGTCTAGGAAATGCAG GGACGTCTGGTTCTGCCCCAGtcttggaggagggggaggtggaCCCCTGGGACCTCCCTCAGCTGAAGGACACTGGCCAGTCCTGGAAAG AGCTCAGCGTGGCCGGAAGGGTGCTCCGGGTGGTCATCGGCTTCCTCAAGGCTTGTGGGCTCCTGGGCAACCTTTATCTTTTCATCTGCTCCCTGGACATCCTCAGCTCTGCCTTCCAGCTGCTGAGCA GCAAGATGGCCGGAGACATCTTTAAGGACAACGTGGTGCTGTCCAACCCCGTGGCAGGACTGGTCATTGGCGTGCTGGTCACAGTGCTGGTCCAGAGCTCCAGCACGTCCTCCTCCATCGTGGTCAGCATGGTGGCCTCCAAAC TGCTGACCGTCCAGGCGTGCGTGCCCATCATCATGGGCGTCAACGTGGGCACGTCCATCACCAGCACCCTCGTCTCGATGGCACAGTCTGGGGACCGGGATGAGTTTCGGAG GGCCTTCGGAGGCTCGGCCGTCCACGGCATCTTCAACTGGCTCACGGCGCTAATCCTGCTGCCGCTGGAGAGCGCCACGGCCCTGCTGGAGAGGCTCAGCGGGCTGGCTCTGGGCGCAGGCAGCCTGCAGCCGGGGGGGCAGGCCCCCGACATCCTCAAGGTGCTCACACGGCCGCTCACACACCTCGTCGTGCAG CTGGACACCGATATGATCACAAGCAGCGTCACAGGCAACGCCACCAACGGCAGCGTCATCAAGCGATGGTGCGGCACCAGGGAGCTGACG ATTCCAGGGAACAGCAGCGACTGTGGACCCACTGCCTCCGGCCCCTGTACTGAGAGCAACAGCTCTGTGCTGGTGGAGCAGCTACCCT GCCAGCACCTGTTCGTGGGGACCGCACTCACGGACCTGGCCGTGGGCTTCATCCTGCTGGCcgcctccctgctcatgctctgcaCCTGCCTCGTGCTCATCGTCAAGCTGCTCAATTCTGTGCTGCGCGGCCGCGTGGCCCAGGCCGTGAGGAAGGTCATCAACGCGG acATCCCCTTCCCGTTCAGCTGGCTCAGCGGCTACCTGGCCATCCTCGTGGGCGCCGGCCTGACCTTCGTGCTGCAAAGCAGCAGCGTCTTCACGGCAGCCATCGTGCCGCTCATGG GGGTCGGGGTGATCAGCCTGGAGCGGGCGTACCCTCTCTTCCTGGGCTCCAACATCGGCACGACCACCACAGCCCTGCTGGCCGCCCTGGCCAGCCCCGCGGACATGCTGCTCAGTGCCCTCCAG GTGGCCCTCATCCACTTCTTCTTTAACTTGGCTGGCATCCTGCTGTGGTACGTGGTGCCCGTCCTGCGGCTGCCCATCCCGTTGGCCAAGCACTTTGGGGACCTGACGGCCACCTACCGTTGGGTGGCCATTGCCTACTTGCTGCTCAGcttcctgctgctgcccctggccGCCTTTGGGCTCTCCCTGGCAGGGAGCACGGTGCTGGCTGCCGTGGGGGGCCCCCTGGTGGGGCTGGTGCTCATTATCGTCCTGATCAACGTCCTGCAGCGGCACCGGCCCACCTGGCTGCCCCGCCGCCTGCGCTCCTGGGCCTGGCTCCCACGCTGGCTCCGCTCCCTGGAGCCCTGGGACCGCCTGGTCAGCCGCTGCTGCCCCTGCAGGGTGTGCAGCCCGCCCCCCGCCGCTGCCAAGGAGGCCCACTGCTATGAGAACCCCGAGGTCCTGGCCTCCCAGCAGTTGTGA
- the SLC34A3 gene encoding sodium-dependent phosphate transport protein 2C isoform X3, with translation MPNSLTGGQVPPPTLDTVGLVDRSLGNAGFCRDVWFCPSLGGGGGGPLGPPSAEGHWPVLESSAFQLLSSKMAGDIFKDNVVLSNPVAGLVIGVLVTVLVQSSSTSSSIVVSMVASKLLTVQACVPIIMGVNVGTSITSTLVSMAQSGDRDEFRRAFGGSAVHGIFNWLTALILLPLESATALLERLSGLALGAGSLQPGGQAPDILKVLTRPLTHLVVQLDTDMITSSVTGNATNGSVIKRWCGTRELTIPGNSSDCGPTASGPCTESNSSVLVEQLPCQHLFVGTALTDLAVGFILLAASLLMLCTCLVLIVKLLNSVLRGRVAQAVRKVINADIPFPFSWLSGYLAILVGAGLTFVLQSSSVFTAAIVPLMGVGVISLERAYPLFLGSNIGTTTTALLAALASPADMLLSALQVALIHFFFNLAGILLWYVVPVLRLPIPLAKHFGDLTATYRWVAIAYLLLSFLLLPLAAFGLSLAGSTVLAAVGGPLVGLVLIIVLINVLQRHRPTWLPRRLRSWAWLPRWLRSLEPWDRLVSRCCPCRVCSPPPAAAKEAHCYENPEVLASQQL, from the exons ATGCCGAATTCCCTCACGGGTGGCCAGGTCCCCCCCCCAACTCTGGACACAGTTGGCCTGGTGGACCGGAGTCTAGGAAATGCAG GCTTCTGCAGGGACGTCTGGTTCTGCCCCAGtcttggaggagggggaggtggaCCCCTGGGACCTCCCTCAGCTGAAGGACACTGGCCAGTCCTGGAAAG CTCTGCCTTCCAGCTGCTGAGCA GCAAGATGGCCGGAGACATCTTTAAGGACAACGTGGTGCTGTCCAACCCCGTGGCAGGACTGGTCATTGGCGTGCTGGTCACAGTGCTGGTCCAGAGCTCCAGCACGTCCTCCTCCATCGTGGTCAGCATGGTGGCCTCCAAAC TGCTGACCGTCCAGGCGTGCGTGCCCATCATCATGGGCGTCAACGTGGGCACGTCCATCACCAGCACCCTCGTCTCGATGGCACAGTCTGGGGACCGGGATGAGTTTCGGAG GGCCTTCGGAGGCTCGGCCGTCCACGGCATCTTCAACTGGCTCACGGCGCTAATCCTGCTGCCGCTGGAGAGCGCCACGGCCCTGCTGGAGAGGCTCAGCGGGCTGGCTCTGGGCGCAGGCAGCCTGCAGCCGGGGGGGCAGGCCCCCGACATCCTCAAGGTGCTCACACGGCCGCTCACACACCTCGTCGTGCAG CTGGACACCGATATGATCACAAGCAGCGTCACAGGCAACGCCACCAACGGCAGCGTCATCAAGCGATGGTGCGGCACCAGGGAGCTGACG ATTCCAGGGAACAGCAGCGACTGTGGACCCACTGCCTCCGGCCCCTGTACTGAGAGCAACAGCTCTGTGCTGGTGGAGCAGCTACCCT GCCAGCACCTGTTCGTGGGGACCGCACTCACGGACCTGGCCGTGGGCTTCATCCTGCTGGCcgcctccctgctcatgctctgcaCCTGCCTCGTGCTCATCGTCAAGCTGCTCAATTCTGTGCTGCGCGGCCGCGTGGCCCAGGCCGTGAGGAAGGTCATCAACGCGG acATCCCCTTCCCGTTCAGCTGGCTCAGCGGCTACCTGGCCATCCTCGTGGGCGCCGGCCTGACCTTCGTGCTGCAAAGCAGCAGCGTCTTCACGGCAGCCATCGTGCCGCTCATGG GGGTCGGGGTGATCAGCCTGGAGCGGGCGTACCCTCTCTTCCTGGGCTCCAACATCGGCACGACCACCACAGCCCTGCTGGCCGCCCTGGCCAGCCCCGCGGACATGCTGCTCAGTGCCCTCCAG GTGGCCCTCATCCACTTCTTCTTTAACTTGGCTGGCATCCTGCTGTGGTACGTGGTGCCCGTCCTGCGGCTGCCCATCCCGTTGGCCAAGCACTTTGGGGACCTGACGGCCACCTACCGTTGGGTGGCCATTGCCTACTTGCTGCTCAGcttcctgctgctgcccctggccGCCTTTGGGCTCTCCCTGGCAGGGAGCACGGTGCTGGCTGCCGTGGGGGGCCCCCTGGTGGGGCTGGTGCTCATTATCGTCCTGATCAACGTCCTGCAGCGGCACCGGCCCACCTGGCTGCCCCGCCGCCTGCGCTCCTGGGCCTGGCTCCCACGCTGGCTCCGCTCCCTGGAGCCCTGGGACCGCCTGGTCAGCCGCTGCTGCCCCTGCAGGGTGTGCAGCCCGCCCCCCGCCGCTGCCAAGGAGGCCCACTGCTATGAGAACCCCGAGGTCCTGGCCTCCCAGCAGTTGTGA
- the SLC34A3 gene encoding sodium-dependent phosphate transport protein 2C isoform X4: MPNSLTGGQVPPPTLDTVGLVDRSLGNAGTSGSAPVLEEGEVDPWDLPQLKDTGQSWKGKMAGDIFKDNVVLSNPVAGLVIGVLVTVLVQSSSTSSSIVVSMVASKLLTVQACVPIIMGVNVGTSITSTLVSMAQSGDRDEFRRAFGGSAVHGIFNWLTALILLPLESATALLERLSGLALGAGSLQPGGQAPDILKVLTRPLTHLVVQLDTDMITSSVTGNATNGSVIKRWCGTRELTIPGNSSDCGPTASGPCTESNSSVLVEQLPCQHLFVGTALTDLAVGFILLAASLLMLCTCLVLIVKLLNSVLRGRVAQAVRKVINADIPFPFSWLSGYLAILVGAGLTFVLQSSSVFTAAIVPLMGVGVISLERAYPLFLGSNIGTTTTALLAALASPADMLLSALQVALIHFFFNLAGILLWYVVPVLRLPIPLAKHFGDLTATYRWVAIAYLLLSFLLLPLAAFGLSLAGSTVLAAVGGPLVGLVLIIVLINVLQRHRPTWLPRRLRSWAWLPRWLRSLEPWDRLVSRCCPCRVCSPPPAAAKEAHCYENPEVLASQQL, from the exons ATGCCGAATTCCCTCACGGGTGGCCAGGTCCCCCCCCCAACTCTGGACACAGTTGGCCTGGTGGACCGGAGTCTAGGAAATGCAG GGACGTCTGGTTCTGCCCCAGtcttggaggagggggaggtggaCCCCTGGGACCTCCCTCAGCTGAAGGACACTGGCCAGTCCTGGAAAG GCAAGATGGCCGGAGACATCTTTAAGGACAACGTGGTGCTGTCCAACCCCGTGGCAGGACTGGTCATTGGCGTGCTGGTCACAGTGCTGGTCCAGAGCTCCAGCACGTCCTCCTCCATCGTGGTCAGCATGGTGGCCTCCAAAC TGCTGACCGTCCAGGCGTGCGTGCCCATCATCATGGGCGTCAACGTGGGCACGTCCATCACCAGCACCCTCGTCTCGATGGCACAGTCTGGGGACCGGGATGAGTTTCGGAG GGCCTTCGGAGGCTCGGCCGTCCACGGCATCTTCAACTGGCTCACGGCGCTAATCCTGCTGCCGCTGGAGAGCGCCACGGCCCTGCTGGAGAGGCTCAGCGGGCTGGCTCTGGGCGCAGGCAGCCTGCAGCCGGGGGGGCAGGCCCCCGACATCCTCAAGGTGCTCACACGGCCGCTCACACACCTCGTCGTGCAG CTGGACACCGATATGATCACAAGCAGCGTCACAGGCAACGCCACCAACGGCAGCGTCATCAAGCGATGGTGCGGCACCAGGGAGCTGACG ATTCCAGGGAACAGCAGCGACTGTGGACCCACTGCCTCCGGCCCCTGTACTGAGAGCAACAGCTCTGTGCTGGTGGAGCAGCTACCCT GCCAGCACCTGTTCGTGGGGACCGCACTCACGGACCTGGCCGTGGGCTTCATCCTGCTGGCcgcctccctgctcatgctctgcaCCTGCCTCGTGCTCATCGTCAAGCTGCTCAATTCTGTGCTGCGCGGCCGCGTGGCCCAGGCCGTGAGGAAGGTCATCAACGCGG acATCCCCTTCCCGTTCAGCTGGCTCAGCGGCTACCTGGCCATCCTCGTGGGCGCCGGCCTGACCTTCGTGCTGCAAAGCAGCAGCGTCTTCACGGCAGCCATCGTGCCGCTCATGG GGGTCGGGGTGATCAGCCTGGAGCGGGCGTACCCTCTCTTCCTGGGCTCCAACATCGGCACGACCACCACAGCCCTGCTGGCCGCCCTGGCCAGCCCCGCGGACATGCTGCTCAGTGCCCTCCAG GTGGCCCTCATCCACTTCTTCTTTAACTTGGCTGGCATCCTGCTGTGGTACGTGGTGCCCGTCCTGCGGCTGCCCATCCCGTTGGCCAAGCACTTTGGGGACCTGACGGCCACCTACCGTTGGGTGGCCATTGCCTACTTGCTGCTCAGcttcctgctgctgcccctggccGCCTTTGGGCTCTCCCTGGCAGGGAGCACGGTGCTGGCTGCCGTGGGGGGCCCCCTGGTGGGGCTGGTGCTCATTATCGTCCTGATCAACGTCCTGCAGCGGCACCGGCCCACCTGGCTGCCCCGCCGCCTGCGCTCCTGGGCCTGGCTCCCACGCTGGCTCCGCTCCCTGGAGCCCTGGGACCGCCTGGTCAGCCGCTGCTGCCCCTGCAGGGTGTGCAGCCCGCCCCCCGCCGCTGCCAAGGAGGCCCACTGCTATGAGAACCCCGAGGTCCTGGCCTCCCAGCAGTTGTGA
- the SLC34A3 gene encoding sodium-dependent phosphate transport protein 2C isoform X5 — protein sequence MQASAGTSGSAPVLEEGEVDPWDLPQLKDTGQSWKGKMAGDIFKDNVVLSNPVAGLVIGVLVTVLVQSSSTSSSIVVSMVASKLLTVQACVPIIMGVNVGTSITSTLVSMAQSGDRDEFRRAFGGSAVHGIFNWLTALILLPLESATALLERLSGLALGAGSLQPGGQAPDILKVLTRPLTHLVVQLDTDMITSSVTGNATNGSVIKRWCGTRELTIPGNSSDCGPTASGPCTESNSSVLVEQLPCQHLFVGTALTDLAVGFILLAASLLMLCTCLVLIVKLLNSVLRGRVAQAVRKVINADIPFPFSWLSGYLAILVGAGLTFVLQSSSVFTAAIVPLMGVGVISLERAYPLFLGSNIGTTTTALLAALASPADMLLSALQVALIHFFFNLAGILLWYVVPVLRLPIPLAKHFGDLTATYRWVAIAYLLLSFLLLPLAAFGLSLAGSTVLAAVGGPLVGLVLIIVLINVLQRHRPTWLPRRLRSWAWLPRWLRSLEPWDRLVSRCCPCRVCSPPPAAAKEAHCYENPEVLASQQL from the exons ATGCAG GCTTCTGCAGGGACGTCTGGTTCTGCCCCAGtcttggaggagggggaggtggaCCCCTGGGACCTCCCTCAGCTGAAGGACACTGGCCAGTCCTGGAAAG GCAAGATGGCCGGAGACATCTTTAAGGACAACGTGGTGCTGTCCAACCCCGTGGCAGGACTGGTCATTGGCGTGCTGGTCACAGTGCTGGTCCAGAGCTCCAGCACGTCCTCCTCCATCGTGGTCAGCATGGTGGCCTCCAAAC TGCTGACCGTCCAGGCGTGCGTGCCCATCATCATGGGCGTCAACGTGGGCACGTCCATCACCAGCACCCTCGTCTCGATGGCACAGTCTGGGGACCGGGATGAGTTTCGGAG GGCCTTCGGAGGCTCGGCCGTCCACGGCATCTTCAACTGGCTCACGGCGCTAATCCTGCTGCCGCTGGAGAGCGCCACGGCCCTGCTGGAGAGGCTCAGCGGGCTGGCTCTGGGCGCAGGCAGCCTGCAGCCGGGGGGGCAGGCCCCCGACATCCTCAAGGTGCTCACACGGCCGCTCACACACCTCGTCGTGCAG CTGGACACCGATATGATCACAAGCAGCGTCACAGGCAACGCCACCAACGGCAGCGTCATCAAGCGATGGTGCGGCACCAGGGAGCTGACG ATTCCAGGGAACAGCAGCGACTGTGGACCCACTGCCTCCGGCCCCTGTACTGAGAGCAACAGCTCTGTGCTGGTGGAGCAGCTACCCT GCCAGCACCTGTTCGTGGGGACCGCACTCACGGACCTGGCCGTGGGCTTCATCCTGCTGGCcgcctccctgctcatgctctgcaCCTGCCTCGTGCTCATCGTCAAGCTGCTCAATTCTGTGCTGCGCGGCCGCGTGGCCCAGGCCGTGAGGAAGGTCATCAACGCGG acATCCCCTTCCCGTTCAGCTGGCTCAGCGGCTACCTGGCCATCCTCGTGGGCGCCGGCCTGACCTTCGTGCTGCAAAGCAGCAGCGTCTTCACGGCAGCCATCGTGCCGCTCATGG GGGTCGGGGTGATCAGCCTGGAGCGGGCGTACCCTCTCTTCCTGGGCTCCAACATCGGCACGACCACCACAGCCCTGCTGGCCGCCCTGGCCAGCCCCGCGGACATGCTGCTCAGTGCCCTCCAG GTGGCCCTCATCCACTTCTTCTTTAACTTGGCTGGCATCCTGCTGTGGTACGTGGTGCCCGTCCTGCGGCTGCCCATCCCGTTGGCCAAGCACTTTGGGGACCTGACGGCCACCTACCGTTGGGTGGCCATTGCCTACTTGCTGCTCAGcttcctgctgctgcccctggccGCCTTTGGGCTCTCCCTGGCAGGGAGCACGGTGCTGGCTGCCGTGGGGGGCCCCCTGGTGGGGCTGGTGCTCATTATCGTCCTGATCAACGTCCTGCAGCGGCACCGGCCCACCTGGCTGCCCCGCCGCCTGCGCTCCTGGGCCTGGCTCCCACGCTGGCTCCGCTCCCTGGAGCCCTGGGACCGCCTGGTCAGCCGCTGCTGCCCCTGCAGGGTGTGCAGCCCGCCCCCCGCCGCTGCCAAGGAGGCCCACTGCTATGAGAACCCCGAGGTCCTGGCCTCCCAGCAGTTGTGA
- the SLC34A3 gene encoding sodium-dependent phosphate transport protein 2C isoform X2 gives MQASAGTSGSAPVLEEGEVDPWDLPQLKDTGQSWKELSVAGRVLRVVIGFLKACGLLGNLYLFICSLDILSSAFQLLSSKMAGDIFKDNVVLSNPVAGLVIGVLVTVLVQSSSTSSSIVVSMVASKLLTVQACVPIIMGVNVGTSITSTLVSMAQSGDRDEFRRAFGGSAVHGIFNWLTALILLPLESATALLERLSGLALGAGSLQPGGQAPDILKVLTRPLTHLVVQLDTDMITSSVTGNATNGSVIKRWCGTRELTIPGNSSDCGPTASGPCTESNSSVLVEQLPCQHLFVGTALTDLAVGFILLAASLLMLCTCLVLIVKLLNSVLRGRVAQAVRKVINADIPFPFSWLSGYLAILVGAGLTFVLQSSSVFTAAIVPLMGVGVISLERAYPLFLGSNIGTTTTALLAALASPADMLLSALQVALIHFFFNLAGILLWYVVPVLRLPIPLAKHFGDLTATYRWVAIAYLLLSFLLLPLAAFGLSLAGSTVLAAVGGPLVGLVLIIVLINVLQRHRPTWLPRRLRSWAWLPRWLRSLEPWDRLVSRCCPCRVCSPPPAAAKEAHCYENPEVLASQQL, from the exons ATGCAG GCTTCTGCAGGGACGTCTGGTTCTGCCCCAGtcttggaggagggggaggtggaCCCCTGGGACCTCCCTCAGCTGAAGGACACTGGCCAGTCCTGGAAAG AGCTCAGCGTGGCCGGAAGGGTGCTCCGGGTGGTCATCGGCTTCCTCAAGGCTTGTGGGCTCCTGGGCAACCTTTATCTTTTCATCTGCTCCCTGGACATCCTCAGCTCTGCCTTCCAGCTGCTGAGCA GCAAGATGGCCGGAGACATCTTTAAGGACAACGTGGTGCTGTCCAACCCCGTGGCAGGACTGGTCATTGGCGTGCTGGTCACAGTGCTGGTCCAGAGCTCCAGCACGTCCTCCTCCATCGTGGTCAGCATGGTGGCCTCCAAAC TGCTGACCGTCCAGGCGTGCGTGCCCATCATCATGGGCGTCAACGTGGGCACGTCCATCACCAGCACCCTCGTCTCGATGGCACAGTCTGGGGACCGGGATGAGTTTCGGAG GGCCTTCGGAGGCTCGGCCGTCCACGGCATCTTCAACTGGCTCACGGCGCTAATCCTGCTGCCGCTGGAGAGCGCCACGGCCCTGCTGGAGAGGCTCAGCGGGCTGGCTCTGGGCGCAGGCAGCCTGCAGCCGGGGGGGCAGGCCCCCGACATCCTCAAGGTGCTCACACGGCCGCTCACACACCTCGTCGTGCAG CTGGACACCGATATGATCACAAGCAGCGTCACAGGCAACGCCACCAACGGCAGCGTCATCAAGCGATGGTGCGGCACCAGGGAGCTGACG ATTCCAGGGAACAGCAGCGACTGTGGACCCACTGCCTCCGGCCCCTGTACTGAGAGCAACAGCTCTGTGCTGGTGGAGCAGCTACCCT GCCAGCACCTGTTCGTGGGGACCGCACTCACGGACCTGGCCGTGGGCTTCATCCTGCTGGCcgcctccctgctcatgctctgcaCCTGCCTCGTGCTCATCGTCAAGCTGCTCAATTCTGTGCTGCGCGGCCGCGTGGCCCAGGCCGTGAGGAAGGTCATCAACGCGG acATCCCCTTCCCGTTCAGCTGGCTCAGCGGCTACCTGGCCATCCTCGTGGGCGCCGGCCTGACCTTCGTGCTGCAAAGCAGCAGCGTCTTCACGGCAGCCATCGTGCCGCTCATGG GGGTCGGGGTGATCAGCCTGGAGCGGGCGTACCCTCTCTTCCTGGGCTCCAACATCGGCACGACCACCACAGCCCTGCTGGCCGCCCTGGCCAGCCCCGCGGACATGCTGCTCAGTGCCCTCCAG GTGGCCCTCATCCACTTCTTCTTTAACTTGGCTGGCATCCTGCTGTGGTACGTGGTGCCCGTCCTGCGGCTGCCCATCCCGTTGGCCAAGCACTTTGGGGACCTGACGGCCACCTACCGTTGGGTGGCCATTGCCTACTTGCTGCTCAGcttcctgctgctgcccctggccGCCTTTGGGCTCTCCCTGGCAGGGAGCACGGTGCTGGCTGCCGTGGGGGGCCCCCTGGTGGGGCTGGTGCTCATTATCGTCCTGATCAACGTCCTGCAGCGGCACCGGCCCACCTGGCTGCCCCGCCGCCTGCGCTCCTGGGCCTGGCTCCCACGCTGGCTCCGCTCCCTGGAGCCCTGGGACCGCCTGGTCAGCCGCTGCTGCCCCTGCAGGGTGTGCAGCCCGCCCCCCGCCGCTGCCAAGGAGGCCCACTGCTATGAGAACCCCGAGGTCCTGGCCTCCCAGCAGTTGTGA
- the SLC34A3 gene encoding sodium-dependent phosphate transport protein 2C isoform X6 yields the protein MPNSLTGGQVPPPTLDTVGLVDRSLGNAGTSGSAPVLEEGEVDPWDLPQLKDTGQSWKELSVAGRVLRVVIGFLKACGLLGNLYLFICSLDILSSAFQLLSSKMAGDIFKDNVVLSNPVAGLVIGVLVTVLVQSSSTSSSIVVSMVASKLLTVQACVPIIMGVNVGTSITSTLVSMAQSGDRDEFRRAFGGSAVHGIFNWLTALILLPLESATALLERLSGLALGAGSLQPGGQAPDILKVLTRPLTHLVVQLDTDMITSSVTGNATNGSVIKRWCGTRELTIPGNSSDCGPTASGPCTESNSSVLVEQLPCQHLFVGTALTDLAVGFILLAASLLMLCTCLVLIVKLLNSVLRGRVAQAVRKVINADIPFPFSWLSGYLAILVGAGLTFVLQSSSVFTAAIVPLMGVGVISLERAYPLFLGSNIGTTTTALLAALASPADMLLSALQPLSKLARGTLVLHLQPWLLTVLLQGILVLGGLKHSSPPTLG from the exons ATGCCGAATTCCCTCACGGGTGGCCAGGTCCCCCCCCCAACTCTGGACACAGTTGGCCTGGTGGACCGGAGTCTAGGAAATGCAG GGACGTCTGGTTCTGCCCCAGtcttggaggagggggaggtggaCCCCTGGGACCTCCCTCAGCTGAAGGACACTGGCCAGTCCTGGAAAG AGCTCAGCGTGGCCGGAAGGGTGCTCCGGGTGGTCATCGGCTTCCTCAAGGCTTGTGGGCTCCTGGGCAACCTTTATCTTTTCATCTGCTCCCTGGACATCCTCAGCTCTGCCTTCCAGCTGCTGAGCA GCAAGATGGCCGGAGACATCTTTAAGGACAACGTGGTGCTGTCCAACCCCGTGGCAGGACTGGTCATTGGCGTGCTGGTCACAGTGCTGGTCCAGAGCTCCAGCACGTCCTCCTCCATCGTGGTCAGCATGGTGGCCTCCAAAC TGCTGACCGTCCAGGCGTGCGTGCCCATCATCATGGGCGTCAACGTGGGCACGTCCATCACCAGCACCCTCGTCTCGATGGCACAGTCTGGGGACCGGGATGAGTTTCGGAG GGCCTTCGGAGGCTCGGCCGTCCACGGCATCTTCAACTGGCTCACGGCGCTAATCCTGCTGCCGCTGGAGAGCGCCACGGCCCTGCTGGAGAGGCTCAGCGGGCTGGCTCTGGGCGCAGGCAGCCTGCAGCCGGGGGGGCAGGCCCCCGACATCCTCAAGGTGCTCACACGGCCGCTCACACACCTCGTCGTGCAG CTGGACACCGATATGATCACAAGCAGCGTCACAGGCAACGCCACCAACGGCAGCGTCATCAAGCGATGGTGCGGCACCAGGGAGCTGACG ATTCCAGGGAACAGCAGCGACTGTGGACCCACTGCCTCCGGCCCCTGTACTGAGAGCAACAGCTCTGTGCTGGTGGAGCAGCTACCCT GCCAGCACCTGTTCGTGGGGACCGCACTCACGGACCTGGCCGTGGGCTTCATCCTGCTGGCcgcctccctgctcatgctctgcaCCTGCCTCGTGCTCATCGTCAAGCTGCTCAATTCTGTGCTGCGCGGCCGCGTGGCCCAGGCCGTGAGGAAGGTCATCAACGCGG acATCCCCTTCCCGTTCAGCTGGCTCAGCGGCTACCTGGCCATCCTCGTGGGCGCCGGCCTGACCTTCGTGCTGCAAAGCAGCAGCGTCTTCACGGCAGCCATCGTGCCGCTCATGG GGGTCGGGGTGATCAGCCTGGAGCGGGCGTACCCTCTCTTCCTGGGCTCCAACATCGGCACGACCACCACAGCCCTGCTGGCCGCCCTGGCCAGCCCCGCGGACATGCTGCTCAGTGCCCTCCAG CCCCTGTCCAAACTCGCACGAGGAACCCTTGTCCTCCACCTCCAGCCCTGGCTGCTGACTGTGCTCCTTCAAGGCATCCTGGTCCTGGGGGGCCTCAAGCACTCTAGTCCACCAACTCTGGGATga
- the RNF224 gene encoding LOW QUALITY PROTEIN: RING finger protein 224 (The sequence of the model RefSeq protein was modified relative to this genomic sequence to represent the inferred CDS: inserted 1 base in 1 codon), whose amino-acid sequence MLQPDRPRVSEEGTAAGSRRGDCVICYSAYDLXGHLPHRLYCGHTFCQACVRRLDTPAGEQRWIPCPQCRRSTPTPRGGVALLDLDLAAFLAVRAERGPPAPPKGSAAVTQQPARFCPALGPQPHFHRARGCCGLCWDAPGGPEV is encoded by the exons ATGCTGCAGCCGGACCGGCCCCGGGTCTCCGAGGAGGGGACGGCCGCGGGGTCCCGGCGGGGTGACTGCGTCATCTGCTACTCTGCCTACGACC GGGGCCACCTGCCACACCGTCTCTACTGCGGCCACACCTTCTGCCAGGCGTGCGTGCGGCGGCTGGACACGCCGGCGGGCGAGCAGCGCTGGATCCCCTGCCCGCAGTGCCGCCGGAGCACACCCACCCCCCGCGGAGGGGTGGCCCTGCTGGACCTCGACCTGGCCGCCTTCCTGGCCGTGAGGGCCGAGCGGGGGCCCCCTGCACCCCCCAAGGGCAGTGCCGCCGTCACGCAGCAGCCGGCCAGGTTCTGTCCCGCCCTAGGCCCCCAGCCCCACTTCCACCGGGCCCGGGGCTGCTGCGGTCTCTGCTGGGACGCCCCTGGCGGTCCCGAGGTCTGA